Proteins encoded within one genomic window of Saccharopolyspora pogona:
- a CDS encoding MmgE/PrpD family protein, whose translation MNSESELGFAEAAEEALSRIFATPRAETAITDRTAVDTIACMAGGRYEPFVAALAEARRVPPRLLAHTSLDDVPDHDAAFVNAAAAHSQDLDDTQLSTTAHVSSVVWSTLLAVVPSATPGLHVARAATAGHRFLRMLGGFVVPNHLRAGWHATGTASALGAVVAYGALIDDHARTRRALGIVGSLMGGLRANNMSSLKCVHAGRAAENALLAHRIAVQESWAGEASLPAMAAAFGFRAAALRDDTVDDADMLAKLYPSCSGTHPAVELVCHCGPS comes from the coding sequence GTGAACAGTGAAAGCGAACTCGGCTTCGCTGAGGCTGCGGAGGAAGCGCTCAGCCGGATCTTCGCCACGCCTCGCGCCGAAACCGCCATCACCGATCGCACGGCGGTCGACACGATCGCATGCATGGCCGGCGGTCGATACGAACCTTTCGTCGCCGCACTCGCCGAGGCCCGGCGCGTACCGCCACGGCTTCTCGCTCACACCTCGCTAGATGACGTGCCCGACCACGATGCGGCGTTCGTCAACGCAGCCGCGGCCCACAGTCAGGATCTCGACGACACCCAGCTATCGACGACGGCACACGTGTCCAGCGTCGTCTGGTCAACACTGCTCGCGGTCGTGCCGTCCGCGACCCCGGGACTCCACGTCGCCCGGGCGGCGACGGCAGGGCATCGGTTCCTCCGCATGCTCGGCGGGTTCGTCGTGCCGAACCACCTGCGGGCGGGATGGCATGCAACCGGGACCGCCTCGGCGCTCGGTGCGGTCGTCGCGTACGGGGCACTGATCGACGACCACGCGCGCACCCGTCGAGCGCTTGGGATCGTGGGCTCGCTGATGGGCGGTCTGCGTGCGAACAACATGTCGAGCCTCAAGTGCGTGCACGCTGGTCGTGCGGCGGAGAACGCCCTTCTGGCGCACAGGATCGCCGTGCAAGAGAGCTGGGCCGGGGAGGCGTCGCTCCCGGCGATGGCCGCGGCGTTCGGCTTCCGGGCGGCGGCGCTTCGCGACGACACCGTGGACGACGCGGACATGCTTGCGAAGCTCTACCCGAGCTGCAGCGGCACACACCCGGCCGTCGAGCTCGTCTGTCACTGCGGTCCGAGCTGA